In Triticum aestivum cultivar Chinese Spring chromosome 5B, IWGSC CS RefSeq v2.1, whole genome shotgun sequence, the following proteins share a genomic window:
- the LOC123116020 gene encoding E3 ubiquitin-protein ligase SIRP1, whose amino-acid sequence MTLWLHTGATAFFPRFKTDRDRRVSPHGRSRPCLFNRTRPLSPISLSLSLSLFFFSFFLFRSPEAPDPEQLTTKFSGMDNDGDWITARYLLSSILGRNPLVVDHVDEESFPVDHAPAAAARGGPAEAPAWQPPPAVFAAPSVAGTVCAVCTEEIAVADPVVRLPCAHWYHAGCIAPWLGIRSTCPMCRAELPAREEAGEAGAGVGREKPPRAEAGTSAAGVRRDASYGYVAAGGVLSG is encoded by the coding sequence ATGACTCTGTGGTTACACACAGGAGCAACAGCTTTCTTCCCTCGATTTAAAACGGATAGGGACAGACGAGTCTCTCCTCATGGTCGTAGCAGGCCATGCCTATTTAATCGCACCCGTCCGCtctcccccatctctctctctctctctctctctctcttcttcttctccttctttctcttcaGATCCCCGGAAGCCCCAGACCCAGAGCAACTGACCACCAAGTTCTCGGGCATGGACAACGACGGCGACTGGATCACGGCGAGGTACCTCCTCTCCTCCATCCTCGGCCGGAACCCCCTCGTCGTCGACCACGTCGACGAGGAGTCCTTCCCGGTCGaccacgcccccgccgccgccgcccgcggcgggCCGGCGGAGGCGCCGGCGTGGCAGCCGCCGCCGGCCGTGTTCGCGGCGCCGAGCGTGGCCGGCACGGTGTGCGCGGTGTGCACGGAGGAGATCGCGGTGGCGGACCCCGTGGTGCGGCTGCCGTGCGCGCACTGGTACCACGCCGGCTGCATCGCGCCCTGGCTCGGGATCCGGAGCACCTGCCCCATGTGCCGCGCCGAGctgccggccagggaggaggccggcgaggccgGCGCCGGCGTCGGCCGCGAGAAGCCCCCGCGCGCCGAGGCCGGGACCAGCGCCGCCGGCGTGCGGCGTGACGCGTCGTACGGATACGTGGCCGCTGGGGGCGTCCTGTCCGGCTGA